In Kitasatospora gansuensis, a genomic segment contains:
- a CDS encoding trypsin-like serine peptidase, whose translation MRSISRGTTAVLLGLALLTGCSGTPSEDWRLPTAVPTQWRGELAQRWQELKTWRDEDWDRWARQHLFENPVVRDLWGPERMVDAPPQQPAPPVAPTASPSPADPEPGPVPAVPVPRPYTRYPASGKVFSTAPGGGTGQCSATVVADPAHPGRSNLVWTAGHCVHEGSGGGWFKNLIFVPAYNSSGAAAEKKKATLAEVAPLGQWWADNVISSPQWIAEGGHSGNAANQYDFAVLKVHNPDGDGRSLEETVGTAVPVWFDAPREQLAISVWGYPAVKPFDGRELYRCDSGHPARLSFDAARPPMHTVGCTMTAGSSGGGWFATMPDGRQALVSNTSIGNLAHTALNGPYLEDVARQTFDHLSRKN comes from the coding sequence ATGCGGTCGATATCCAGAGGCACCACGGCGGTACTGCTCGGGCTGGCGCTGCTCACGGGGTGCAGCGGCACACCGTCCGAGGACTGGCGGCTGCCGACCGCCGTACCGACCCAGTGGCGGGGCGAACTGGCCCAGCGCTGGCAGGAGTTGAAGACCTGGCGGGACGAGGACTGGGACCGCTGGGCCCGCCAGCACCTGTTCGAGAACCCGGTGGTCCGGGACCTCTGGGGACCGGAGCGGATGGTCGACGCCCCACCCCAGCAACCGGCGCCGCCGGTCGCACCGACCGCCTCACCCTCCCCCGCCGACCCCGAGCCGGGCCCGGTACCGGCCGTCCCGGTGCCCCGCCCGTACACCCGCTACCCGGCCTCCGGGAAGGTGTTCTCCACCGCACCGGGCGGCGGCACCGGGCAGTGCTCCGCCACGGTGGTGGCCGACCCGGCCCACCCCGGGCGGAGCAACCTGGTCTGGACGGCCGGCCACTGCGTGCACGAGGGCAGCGGCGGCGGCTGGTTCAAGAACCTGATCTTCGTCCCCGCCTACAACAGCTCCGGCGCGGCCGCCGAGAAGAAGAAGGCCACCCTGGCCGAGGTCGCCCCGCTCGGCCAGTGGTGGGCCGACAACGTGATCAGCTCACCGCAGTGGATCGCCGAGGGCGGCCACAGCGGCAACGCCGCCAACCAGTACGACTTCGCCGTCCTCAAGGTGCACAACCCGGACGGCGACGGCCGCTCCCTGGAGGAGACCGTGGGCACCGCCGTCCCGGTCTGGTTCGACGCCCCGCGCGAGCAACTCGCCATCTCGGTCTGGGGCTACCCCGCCGTCAAGCCGTTCGACGGCCGCGAACTGTACCGCTGCGACAGCGGCCACCCGGCCCGGCTGTCCTTCGACGCGGCCCGGCCCCCGATGCACACGGTCGGCTGCACCATGACCGCCGGCTCCAGCGGCGGCGGCTGGTTCGCCACCATGCCGGACGGCCGCCAGGCCCTGGTCAGCAACACCTCGATCGGCAACCTGGCCCACACCGCCCTGAACGGCCCGTACCTGGAGGACGTGGCCCGGCAGACCTTCGACCACCTCTCCCGGAAAAACTAG
- the hflX gene encoding GTPase HflX, whose amino-acid sequence MRLTSTFESRSNSDSQGNRLSDLRAEALMDEDLAANDEGFDRYDGEQYDRSERAALRRVAGLSTELQDVTEVEYRQLRLERVVLVGVWTDGTVEEAENSMAELAALAETAGSEVLDGVIQRRDKPDPATYIGSGKARELRDIVAATGADTVVCDGELTPGQLIQLEDVVKVKVVDRTALILDIFAQHAKSREGKAQVSLAQMQYMLPRLRGWGASLSRQMGGGGSGSSGGGMATRGPGETKIETDRRRIREKMAKLRREIADMKKGRDTKRQERRRNQVPSVAIAGYTNAGKSSLLNRLTGAGVLVENSLFATLDPTVRRAQTPSGRVYTLADTVGFVRHLPHHLVEAFRSTMEEVAEADLILHVVDGSHPEPETQLAAVREVIVSVEAQNVPEIVVINKADAADPLVLQRLLRREPHAIVVSARSGQGMEELLQLIDSELPRPAIEVQALIPYTRGDLVSRVHAEGEPISTEHTGEGTLLHAKVAAELAAELEKYAVVTQG is encoded by the coding sequence ATGAGATTGACCTCCACGTTCGAGAGCCGCAGCAATTCCGACAGCCAAGGCAACCGACTGTCGGACCTCCGGGCGGAAGCCCTGATGGACGAGGACCTCGCGGCGAACGACGAGGGCTTCGACCGATACGACGGGGAGCAGTACGACCGGAGCGAGCGCGCCGCGCTGCGCCGCGTCGCCGGTCTCTCCACCGAACTGCAGGACGTCACCGAGGTCGAGTACCGCCAGCTCCGCCTGGAGCGCGTGGTGCTCGTGGGCGTCTGGACCGACGGCACGGTCGAGGAGGCGGAGAACTCCATGGCCGAGCTCGCCGCCCTGGCCGAGACCGCGGGCTCCGAGGTGCTCGACGGTGTGATCCAGCGCCGTGACAAGCCCGACCCGGCGACCTACATCGGCTCCGGCAAGGCACGGGAGCTGCGCGACATCGTCGCCGCCACCGGCGCCGACACCGTGGTCTGCGACGGTGAGCTGACCCCGGGTCAGCTGATCCAGCTGGAGGACGTGGTCAAGGTCAAGGTGGTCGACCGGACTGCCCTGATCCTGGACATCTTCGCCCAGCACGCCAAGTCCCGGGAGGGCAAGGCGCAGGTCTCGCTCGCGCAGATGCAGTACATGCTGCCGCGACTGCGTGGCTGGGGTGCGTCGCTGTCCCGGCAGATGGGTGGTGGTGGCTCCGGCTCCTCCGGTGGTGGCATGGCCACCCGTGGTCCCGGTGAGACCAAGATCGAGACCGACCGTCGGCGGATCCGCGAGAAGATGGCGAAGCTCCGCCGGGAGATCGCCGACATGAAGAAGGGCCGCGACACCAAGCGCCAGGAGCGCCGTCGCAACCAGGTCCCCTCGGTCGCCATCGCGGGTTACACCAACGCGGGCAAGTCCTCGCTGCTCAACCGCCTGACCGGCGCCGGTGTCCTGGTGGAGAACTCGCTGTTCGCCACCCTGGACCCGACGGTCCGCCGGGCGCAGACCCCGAGCGGCCGGGTCTACACCCTGGCCGACACGGTCGGCTTCGTCCGGCACCTGCCGCACCACCTGGTCGAGGCGTTCCGTTCGACCATGGAGGAGGTCGCCGAGGCGGACCTCATCCTGCACGTGGTGGACGGTTCGCACCCCGAGCCGGAGACCCAGCTGGCCGCCGTCCGGGAGGTGATCGTCTCGGTCGAGGCACAGAACGTGCCGGAGATCGTGGTGATCAACAAGGCCGACGCAGCTGACCCGCTGGTGCTCCAGCGGCTGCTGCGGCGCGAGCCGCACGCCATCGTGGTGTCGGCCCGTTCCGGGCAGGGCATGGAAGAGCTGCTGCAGCTGATCGACAGTGAGCTGCCGCGGCCGGCCATCGAGGTGCAGGCGCTGATCCCGTACACCCGCGGTGACCTGGTCTCCCGGGTGCACGCGGAGGGTGAGCCGATCTCCACCGAGCACACGGGTGAGGGCACGCTGCTGCACGCCAAGGTGGCGGCGGAGCTGGCGGCTGAGCTGGAGAAGTACGCGGTGGTCACGCAGGGCTGA
- a CDS encoding RelA/SpoT family protein, whose protein sequence is MTIEAEAGKRSRGRLNRASLGRAGRAALLATGRVPLPDAIEPIVEAHRRHHPQADLALLGRAYRTAEASHRGQTRKSGEPFITHPLAVTMILAQLGAGTTTLVASLLHDTVEDTEVTLAQVAEEFGPEVAYLVDGVTKLEKVDFGAAAEAETFRKMLVATGDDVRVMVIKLADRLHNMRTIRHMKPASRIRIAKVTRDVLIPLAERLGIQVLKAELEDIVFATLHPEEYARTGALIAAYDERPEELLQPFADALTRQLAESGVTATVTVRPRHCVSVHRVLLKRTAAAGPDGLPQDLQPADFGRLLVVVEENADCYAVLGELHTCWTPLPGEFKDFVAAPKFNLYQSLHTAVALTGGEVVEVLVRTREMHRVAEFGVVALGDPHQDGPEDPERTDPARPGWLSRLLEWQQETPDPDTFWSALTSDLSDDREITAVTEQGETLHLPAGASCVDAAYLLGEETGHRCLGARVNGRLVALSTPLRDGDVLAVLTEQAAEASGPAVEWLEYVRTPGARLAIERWLADRPAGVPEPQSDTGAAKPAPAAVPSAGRRQAPVTVPGRSGGVVRLSRCCTPVPPDELTGYLIRGGAVAVHRTDCPVGEELRAAGREPVGPRWVPGAAPADGFRVTLRAEALNRPRLLADLTATISAEGVGIIAAEVEPPQQLRVRHSYTVELPAAATLPLLMRAMLRVSGVYDVYRPGPERGNRDDPVAAGVRPSWGIHGRSVAFTGRSGSGAGHGLQG, encoded by the coding sequence ATGACCATCGAAGCCGAGGCTGGAAAGCGCTCCCGGGGCAGACTCAACCGAGCCTCCCTGGGTCGGGCCGGCCGTGCCGCCCTGCTGGCCACCGGCCGTGTCCCGCTGCCGGACGCGATCGAGCCGATCGTCGAGGCGCACCGGCGCCACCACCCGCAGGCGGACCTCGCGCTGCTCGGCCGGGCGTACCGGACGGCGGAGGCCAGTCACCGGGGGCAGACCCGGAAGAGTGGCGAGCCGTTCATCACGCATCCGCTCGCGGTGACCATGATCCTGGCTCAACTCGGGGCCGGGACCACGACCTTGGTGGCGTCGCTGCTGCACGACACGGTCGAGGACACCGAGGTGACGCTGGCTCAGGTGGCCGAGGAGTTCGGGCCCGAGGTGGCCTATCTGGTGGACGGCGTCACCAAGTTGGAGAAGGTGGACTTCGGCGCCGCGGCCGAGGCGGAGACCTTCCGGAAGATGCTGGTGGCCACCGGCGACGACGTCCGGGTGATGGTGATCAAGCTCGCCGACCGGCTGCACAACATGCGGACCATCCGGCACATGAAGCCCGCCAGCCGGATCCGGATCGCCAAGGTGACCAGGGACGTGCTGATCCCGCTGGCCGAGCGGCTCGGGATCCAGGTGCTGAAGGCCGAGTTGGAGGACATCGTGTTCGCCACTCTGCACCCGGAGGAGTACGCCCGCACCGGTGCGCTGATCGCCGCGTACGACGAGCGTCCGGAGGAGCTGCTGCAGCCGTTCGCCGATGCGCTGACCCGGCAGCTGGCCGAGTCCGGGGTGACGGCGACGGTCACCGTGCGGCCCCGGCACTGCGTGTCCGTCCACCGGGTGCTGCTCAAGCGGACCGCCGCCGCCGGGCCCGACGGGCTGCCGCAGGATCTCCAACCCGCCGACTTCGGACGGCTGTTGGTGGTGGTGGAGGAGAACGCCGACTGCTACGCGGTGCTCGGCGAGCTGCACACCTGCTGGACGCCGTTGCCGGGGGAGTTCAAGGACTTCGTGGCGGCGCCCAAGTTCAACCTGTACCAGTCGCTGCACACGGCGGTCGCCCTGACCGGTGGCGAGGTGGTCGAAGTCCTGGTCAGGACCAGGGAGATGCACCGGGTGGCCGAGTTCGGCGTGGTCGCCCTGGGCGATCCGCACCAGGACGGCCCGGAGGACCCGGAGCGGACCGACCCGGCCCGTCCCGGCTGGCTGAGCCGGCTGCTGGAGTGGCAGCAGGAGACCCCGGACCCGGACACCTTCTGGTCCGCGCTCACCTCGGACCTGTCCGACGACCGGGAGATCACCGCCGTCACCGAGCAGGGCGAGACGCTGCACCTGCCGGCCGGGGCGAGCTGCGTGGACGCCGCGTACCTGTTGGGGGAGGAGACCGGCCACCGCTGTCTGGGGGCCCGGGTGAACGGGCGGCTGGTCGCGCTCTCCACCCCGCTCCGGGACGGCGACGTGCTGGCGGTGCTGACCGAGCAGGCCGCCGAGGCGTCGGGCCCGGCCGTCGAGTGGCTGGAGTACGTCCGTACGCCGGGGGCCAGGCTGGCCATCGAACGCTGGCTGGCCGACCGCCCGGCCGGGGTGCCGGAGCCGCAGTCGGACACGGGGGCGGCCAAACCGGCGCCCGCCGCCGTCCCGTCCGCCGGGCGGCGGCAGGCGCCGGTGACCGTGCCGGGCCGCTCGGGCGGGGTGGTACGGCTGTCCCGGTGCTGTACGCCGGTGCCGCCGGACGAGCTGACCGGCTACCTGATCCGGGGCGGGGCGGTGGCCGTGCACCGGACCGACTGCCCCGTGGGCGAGGAGCTGCGGGCGGCCGGCCGGGAGCCGGTCGGCCCGCGCTGGGTGCCGGGCGCGGCCCCCGCCGACGGCTTCCGGGTGACCCTGCGGGCCGAGGCGCTGAACCGCCCCCGGCTGCTGGCCGACCTGACGGCGACGATCTCGGCCGAGGGCGTCGGCATCATCGCGGCCGAGGTGGAGCCGCCGCAGCAGCTGCGGGTCCGGCACAGCTACACCGTCGAGCTGCCGGCCGCGGCCACCCTGCCGCTGCTGATGCGGGCGATGCTCCGGGTCTCCGGCGTGTACGACGTCTACCGGCCCGGTCCCGAGCGGGGAAATCGGGATGACCCGGTCGCGGCGGGCGTGCGACCATCGTGGGGAATTCACGGCCGGTCCGTGGCGTTCACCGGACGTAGTGGTTCCGGTGCCGGCCACGGCCTGCAGGGGTAG
- the dapF gene encoding diaminopimelate epimerase, with translation MSASKTFGLPFLKGHGTQNDFVIIPDGDGRLDLGPAEVAALCDRRAGIGGDGLIRVVRAAADPAAVGLADRAEWFMDYRNSDGSIAEMCGNGIRVFARYLIEAGLAKPGLIPVATRAGVLDVRVAEDTADGPGLITVDMGRVRLPGSEGVEVTVGDLVWPALNVNMGNPHAVAFVDDLAQAGDLYTAPGVTDGVYPEGVNVEFVVERGPQHVAMRVHERGSGETRSCGTGACAVAVAAARRHHLDPSVTGQAVTYTVDLPGGTLLITEHPDARIEMAGPAEIVATGTLHI, from the coding sequence GTGAGCGCATCCAAGACCTTCGGCCTCCCCTTCCTCAAGGGCCACGGCACCCAGAACGACTTCGTGATCATCCCGGACGGCGACGGCCGGCTCGACCTCGGCCCGGCCGAGGTCGCCGCCCTGTGCGACCGCCGGGCCGGCATCGGCGGCGACGGCCTGATCCGGGTGGTCCGCGCGGCGGCCGACCCGGCGGCGGTCGGCCTGGCCGACCGGGCCGAGTGGTTCATGGACTACCGCAACTCCGACGGCTCGATCGCCGAGATGTGCGGCAACGGGATCCGGGTCTTCGCCCGCTACCTGATCGAGGCCGGGCTGGCCAAGCCGGGTCTGATCCCGGTGGCCACCCGGGCCGGCGTGCTGGACGTCCGGGTCGCGGAGGACACCGCGGACGGCCCCGGCCTGATCACCGTCGACATGGGCCGGGTCCGGCTGCCCGGTTCCGAGGGCGTCGAGGTCACGGTCGGCGATCTCGTCTGGCCCGCGCTCAACGTCAACATGGGCAACCCGCACGCGGTCGCCTTCGTCGACGACCTGGCCCAGGCCGGTGACCTCTACACCGCACCCGGCGTCACCGACGGGGTGTACCCCGAGGGGGTCAACGTCGAGTTCGTGGTGGAGCGCGGACCACAGCACGTCGCGATGCGGGTGCACGAGCGGGGTTCCGGCGAGACCCGCTCCTGCGGGACCGGCGCCTGCGCGGTGGCGGTCGCGGCCGCCCGCCGCCACCACCTCGACCCCTCGGTCACCGGCCAGGCGGTCACCTACACCGTCGACCTGCCCGGTGGCACCCTGCTGATCACCGAACACCCGGACGCCCGGATCGAGATGGCGGGACCGGCGGAGATCGTCGCCACGGGGACGCTGCACATCTGA
- the miaA gene encoding tRNA (adenosine(37)-N6)-dimethylallyltransferase MiaA, with translation MSSSSVTQPRVVSVVGATAAGKSDLAVALARTLGGEVINTDSMQLYRGMDIGTAKLTPAERGGIPHHLMDIWDVTEAASVAEYQRLARAEMDRLLAEGRTPVLVGGSGLYVRAAIDEMEFPGTDPAVRARLEAECEQLGSGALHRRLAELDPAAAAAILPSNGRRVVRALEVIEITGRPFTASLPTNTAVYDTVQIGVQVERPELDRRIELRVDRMWEDGLLAEVRALEAQGLRDGLTASRALGYQQVLAHFAGDCTEPEAKAETVRATRRFARRQESWFRRDDRIHWLARPAGADPTELLGRALELIDRQI, from the coding sequence GTGAGCAGCTCTTCCGTCACCCAGCCCCGCGTCGTCTCCGTGGTCGGCGCGACCGCCGCGGGCAAGTCCGACCTGGCGGTCGCCCTCGCCCGCACGCTCGGCGGCGAGGTGATCAACACCGACTCGATGCAGCTCTACCGGGGCATGGACATCGGCACCGCGAAGCTCACCCCGGCCGAGCGCGGCGGCATCCCGCACCACCTGATGGACATCTGGGACGTCACCGAGGCCGCCAGCGTCGCCGAGTACCAGCGGCTGGCCCGGGCCGAGATGGACCGGCTGCTCGCCGAGGGCCGGACGCCCGTGCTGGTCGGCGGCTCCGGGCTGTACGTCCGGGCGGCGATCGACGAGATGGAGTTCCCGGGCACCGACCCGGCGGTCCGGGCCCGGCTGGAGGCCGAGTGCGAGCAGCTCGGCAGCGGCGCGCTGCACCGGCGGCTGGCGGAGCTCGACCCGGCCGCCGCCGCGGCGATCCTGCCGAGCAACGGCCGGCGGGTGGTCCGGGCGCTGGAGGTCATCGAGATCACCGGCCGCCCGTTCACCGCCAGCCTGCCGACCAACACCGCCGTGTACGACACCGTGCAGATCGGCGTCCAGGTGGAGCGCCCGGAGCTGGACCGCCGGATCGAGCTCCGGGTGGACCGGATGTGGGAGGACGGTCTGCTCGCCGAGGTCCGCGCGCTGGAGGCACAGGGGCTGCGGGACGGGCTGACCGCCTCCCGGGCGCTCGGCTACCAGCAGGTGCTGGCCCACTTCGCGGGCGACTGCACCGAGCCGGAGGCGAAGGCCGAAACCGTACGGGCGACCAGGCGGTTCGCCCGCCGCCAGGAGTCCTGGTTCCGCCGGGACGACCGGATCCACTGGCTGGCCCGCCCGGCCGGTGCGGACCCGACGGAGCTGCTGGGACGGGCCCTGGAGCTGATCGACCGTCAGATCTGA
- a CDS encoding antitoxin has translation MGLMDNLKGKAEELKDKASELAGKHNEKIDHMVEKTGSAVDKATKGKYSDKIESGTSKAKGAVDHFAAKPKDEGQS, from the coding sequence ATGGGCCTGATGGACAACCTCAAGGGCAAGGCCGAGGAGCTCAAGGACAAGGCCAGCGAGCTCGCGGGCAAGCACAACGAGAAGATCGACCACATGGTCGAGAAGACCGGCAGCGCGGTGGACAAGGCCACCAAGGGGAAGTACAGCGACAAGATCGAGTCCGGCACCAGCAAGGCCAAGGGCGCGGTGGACCACTTCGCCGCCAAGCCCAAGGACGAGGGACAGAGCTGA
- a CDS encoding class III extradiol dioxygenase subunit B-like domain-containing protein — protein MLVAAAVVPCPPLLVPEVASGAAPELEPLRAACLAAVRELLASGAELIVLVGGGPEAGVWTEGGVGSFHRYGVSRVVRLPSGGVEGPELAPSLAVGAWLLEQAGATTPTHACAVPADASAERLLGLGGGLAELADKVGLLVLGGGSACRSVKAPGYLDDRAEGYDAEAARALGAADLAALAALDPRVSAELQADGRAPWQVLAGAAQGAGLNGRLRYDEAPYGVGYFVASWS, from the coding sequence ATGCTCGTTGCCGCTGCCGTAGTCCCCTGTCCGCCGCTGCTGGTGCCCGAGGTCGCCTCGGGTGCGGCGCCCGAGCTGGAGCCGCTGCGGGCCGCCTGCCTGGCGGCGGTGCGGGAGTTGCTCGCCTCGGGGGCGGAGCTGATCGTGCTGGTCGGCGGCGGCCCGGAGGCCGGGGTGTGGACCGAGGGCGGGGTGGGTTCGTTCCACCGGTACGGCGTGTCCCGGGTGGTGCGGCTGCCGTCGGGCGGGGTGGAAGGCCCGGAGCTGGCGCCGTCGCTGGCGGTCGGGGCGTGGCTGCTGGAGCAGGCGGGGGCGACCACCCCCACCCACGCGTGTGCTGTCCCGGCCGACGCGTCGGCCGAGCGGCTGCTGGGCCTGGGCGGCGGGCTGGCCGAACTGGCCGACAAGGTCGGCCTGCTGGTGCTCGGCGGCGGCAGCGCCTGCCGTTCGGTCAAGGCGCCGGGCTACCTGGACGACCGGGCCGAGGGCTACGACGCCGAGGCGGCCCGGGCGCTGGGTGCGGCGGATCTGGCCGCGCTGGCTGCGCTCGACCCCCGGGTGTCGGCGGAGCTGCAGGCGGACGGACGGGCGCCCTGGCAGGTCCTCGCGGGAGCTGCACAGGGCGCCGGGCTGAACGGGAGGCTGCGGTACGACGAGGCCCCCTACGGGGTGGGCTACTTCGTGGCCTCCTGGAGCTGA
- the miaB gene encoding tRNA (N6-isopentenyl adenosine(37)-C2)-methylthiotransferase MiaB, with the protein MGTSQDSKSYKVVTYGCQMNVHDSERLSGLLEDAGYVKADQEGDPDLVVFNTCAVRENADNKLYGNLGQLAPAKTRNKDMQIAVGGCLAQKDRDTIVKRAPWVDVVFGTHNIGHLPALLERARIEQQAQVEILESLETFPSTLPTRRESAYAAWVAISVGCNNTCTFCIVPALRGKEEDRRPGDVLAEIEALVGEGVIEVTLLGQNVNAYGSDLGDREAFSKLLRAAGQIEGLERIRFTSPHPRDFTDDVIAAMAETPNVMHQLHMPMQSGSDTVLRAMKRSYRQERFLGIIRKVREAMPDAAISTDIIVGFPGETEEDFEQTMHAVREARFTNAFTFQYSKRPGTPAAEMDGQIPKAVVQDRYNRLIALQEEISWEENKKQVGRVLEILVAEGEGKKDDRTDRLSGRAPDNRLVHFTRPTEPVRPGDTVTVEITYAAPHHLLAEGPTLAVRRTRAGDAWEKRQGLPAPKPAGVMLGLPTIGVPAALPVVTGCGD; encoded by the coding sequence GTGGGTACGAGCCAGGATTCCAAGAGCTACAAGGTCGTCACGTACGGCTGCCAGATGAACGTGCACGACTCCGAGCGCCTCTCCGGGCTGCTCGAGGACGCCGGGTACGTGAAGGCCGACCAGGAGGGTGATCCCGACCTGGTGGTCTTCAACACCTGCGCGGTGCGCGAGAACGCCGACAACAAGCTGTACGGCAACCTCGGCCAGCTCGCTCCGGCGAAGACCCGGAACAAGGACATGCAGATCGCCGTCGGCGGCTGCCTGGCGCAGAAGGACCGCGACACCATCGTGAAGCGGGCCCCCTGGGTCGACGTGGTCTTCGGCACCCACAACATCGGGCACCTGCCCGCGTTGCTGGAGCGGGCCCGGATCGAGCAGCAGGCCCAGGTGGAGATCCTGGAGTCGCTGGAGACCTTCCCGTCCACCCTGCCGACCCGGCGCGAGTCGGCGTACGCGGCCTGGGTGGCCATCTCGGTCGGCTGCAACAACACCTGCACCTTCTGCATCGTCCCCGCGCTGCGCGGCAAGGAGGAGGACCGCCGTCCCGGCGACGTCCTGGCCGAGATCGAGGCGCTGGTCGGCGAGGGTGTCATCGAGGTCACCCTGCTCGGCCAGAACGTCAACGCGTACGGCTCCGACCTGGGCGACCGGGAGGCGTTCTCCAAGCTGCTCCGGGCGGCCGGGCAGATCGAGGGCCTGGAGCGGATCCGGTTCACCTCGCCGCACCCGCGCGACTTCACCGACGACGTGATCGCCGCGATGGCCGAGACCCCGAACGTGATGCACCAGCTGCACATGCCGATGCAGTCCGGTTCGGACACCGTGCTGCGGGCGATGAAGCGCTCGTACCGGCAGGAACGCTTCCTCGGCATCATCCGCAAGGTCCGCGAGGCGATGCCGGACGCGGCGATCTCCACCGACATCATCGTCGGCTTCCCCGGTGAGACCGAGGAGGACTTCGAGCAGACCATGCACGCGGTCCGCGAGGCCCGCTTCACCAACGCCTTCACCTTCCAGTACTCCAAGCGGCCCGGCACCCCCGCCGCCGAGATGGACGGGCAGATCCCCAAGGCCGTGGTCCAGGACCGCTACAACCGGCTGATCGCCCTTCAGGAGGAGATCTCCTGGGAGGAGAACAAGAAGCAGGTCGGCCGGGTGCTGGAGATCCTGGTGGCCGAGGGCGAGGGCAAGAAGGACGACCGGACCGACCGGCTCTCCGGCCGTGCCCCCGACAACCGCCTCGTGCACTTCACCCGCCCCACCGAGCCCGTCCGCCCCGGCGACACGGTGACCGTCGAGATCACCTACGCCGCCCCGCACCACCTGCTCGCCGAGGGCCCCACCCTGGCCGTCCGCCGCACCCGCGCGGGCGACGCCTGGGAGAAGCGGCAGGGCCTCCCGGCCCCGAAGCCGGCCGGCGTCATGCTCGGCCTGCCCACCATCGGCGTCCCGGCGGCTTTGCCGGTAGTCACCGGCTGCGGCGACTGA
- a CDS encoding TAXI family TRAP transporter solute-binding subunit produces MTWRPVALPRTVARSRLGRTAAALLLVVGGLGGWWLAAADRADYPRGEIGFATGVQRGVYDRYGQLLRTYLHTAMPGAELRLDNSQGSIDNLDRVASGRDSFAIATADSVASYRGDGKDRLRGIARLYDDYLQLVVPADSKVQRASDLKGLRVGVGQSRSGVLLVTKRLLASAGLDPDQDVAAANLGVGDAADQLKNGQLDAFFWSGGLPTSALSDLSDQFAIRIVPLGDLAEAVGHGEGGGADAYRAATIPADAYPKARPAATAVATLAVPNLLITRDDVDPALVERMTQAVIDSRDAIGAEVHAAQVVDLRTAVYTDPLALHEGARRYYLSVKP; encoded by the coding sequence ATGACCTGGAGACCCGTCGCCCTGCCGCGCACGGTGGCCCGCAGCCGGCTCGGCCGGACGGCCGCCGCGTTGCTGCTGGTCGTGGGCGGTCTCGGCGGCTGGTGGCTGGCCGCGGCCGACCGCGCGGACTACCCGCGCGGGGAGATCGGGTTCGCCACCGGGGTCCAACGAGGTGTGTACGACCGGTACGGGCAGCTGCTCCGGACCTACCTGCACACCGCGATGCCCGGGGCGGAACTCCGGCTGGACAACTCGCAGGGCTCGATCGACAACCTGGACCGGGTCGCCTCCGGACGGGACTCGTTCGCGATCGCCACCGCCGACTCGGTGGCCAGCTACCGGGGCGACGGCAAGGACCGGCTGCGCGGGATAGCCCGGCTGTACGACGACTACCTGCAACTCGTGGTGCCCGCCGACTCCAAGGTGCAGCGGGCCTCGGACCTCAAGGGTCTGCGGGTCGGGGTCGGCCAGAGCCGGTCCGGGGTCCTGCTGGTGACGAAGCGTCTGCTGGCCTCGGCCGGGCTCGATCCCGACCAGGACGTCGCCGCGGCGAACCTCGGCGTCGGCGACGCGGCCGACCAGCTGAAGAACGGTCAGCTGGACGCCTTCTTCTGGTCCGGCGGGCTGCCCACCAGCGCGCTGAGCGATCTCTCCGACCAGTTCGCGATCCGGATCGTCCCGCTCGGCGACCTGGCCGAAGCGGTCGGCCACGGCGAGGGCGGCGGCGCCGACGCCTACCGCGCCGCCACCATCCCGGCCGACGCCTACCCCAAGGCCCGCCCCGCCGCGACGGCGGTCGCCACCCTGGCCGTCCCCAACCTGCTGATCACCCGCGACGACGTCGACCCGGCCCTGGTGGAGCGGATGACCCAGGCCGTCATCGACAGCCGCGACGCGATCGGCGCAGAGGTCCACGCCGCCCAGGTGGTGGACCTCCGCACCGCGGTCTACACCGACCCGCTGGCCCT